From Triticum urartu cultivar G1812 chromosome 2, Tu2.1, whole genome shotgun sequence, a single genomic window includes:
- the LOC125537799 gene encoding E3 ubiquitin-protein ligase RNF14-like produces MAADSVGTASSPPPLPHRDPSRDFSHEASSSSSSRAAGAQPVSCDGRAEEDVLDIDSPWVAAAAADSRLEEAAACLQPESEADEDEIRNNQERQEDELMALEAIYGDDLVEFRSKAGLRYFQICIRYDLHDDAQVCARLSSATEKTKYGGCPDDDHDTKEHDAGPDEFSYTCNFEYLPPLILTCLLPKSYPSKEPPYFTVTAKWMDGPDVSQLCEMLDTIWAELPGQEVIYQWVEWIRSSSLLNLWFDGKILLGQDIQSRRHNGDRRAISRSISLESVIPSMLSYSSKKRYQAFLEDLHMCKICLNQWKDEDNNAECPKCSFTFCGFRKELWHPGKQCLTPEQKLQRRRGSGRMTEREVAQELSNIRELYKDVRVCPKCRIAIAKSEGCNKMVCGNCGQFFCFRCGKAIRGYSHFTNCRLFEPHDMTDLDRQIDELQFGNQMRNQLKPVGAMELMRNMKVSLTIWIGREQQEEMHYL; encoded by the exons ATGGCTGCAGATTCCGTCGGCACCGCGTCATCGCCACCGCCGCTACCCCACCGCGACCCTTCCCGTGACTTCTCACACGAGGCGtcctcctcatcctcctcgcGCGCCGCGGGGGCACAGCCGGTGTCGTGTGATGGCCGCGCTGAGGAGGACGTGCTGGACATTGACTCTCCGTGGGTCGCGGCGGCCGCGGCTGATTCGAGGCTGGAGGAAGCCGCGGCTTGCCTTCAGCCTGAGAGCGAGGCGGACGAAGACGAGATACGAAACAATCAGGAGCGACAAGAGGACGAG CTGATGGCATTGGAAGCAATATATGGGGATGACCTCGTCGAATTCAGAAGCAAAGCAGGGCTCCGCTATTTCCAG ATCTGCATACGTTACGATCTTCATGATGACGCTCAAGTGTGTGCCAGGCTTTCTTCAGCTactgaaaaaacaaaatatggagGATGTcctgatgatgatcatgacacaaaAGAACATGATGCTGGGCCTGATGAATTCTCTTACACCTGCAACTTTGAGTACTTGCCTCCTTTGATATTGACATGCCTACTTCCAAAATCGTATCCTAGCAAAGAGCCCCCGTATTTTACTGTAACCGCTAAATGGATGGATGGGCCTGATGTTTCTCAACTCTGTGAGATGCTTGATACTATCTGGGCAGAGCTGCCAGGGCAGGAAGTGATATATCAATGGGTCGAGTGGATACGAAGTTCTTCCTTGTTAAATCTCTGGTTTGATGGCAAAATATTGTTAGGTCAAGACATTCAGAGCAGGAGACACAACGGAGATCGGCGTGCAATCTCAAGAAGTATCTCACTGGAGTCTGTGATCCCTTCCATGCTCAGCTACAGTAGTAAGAAACGTTACCAAGCTTTTCTTGAGGACCTCCATATGTGCAAGATATGCCTTAATCAGTGGAAAG ATGAGGATAACAATGCAGAATGTCCGAAATGTTCGTTTACCTTCTGCGGTTTTCGCAAGGAATTATGGCATCCAGGGAAACAATGTCTAACTCCAGAACAAAAGCTCCAACGTCGGAGG GGGTCAGGCAGAATGACTGAGAGGGAGGTAGCGCAAGAACTATCGAACATCAGAGAGTTATACAAAGATGTTCGGGTATGTCCGAAATGCCGAATTGCCATCGCCAAAAGTGAAGGCTGCAACAAAATGGTGTGTGGAAACTGTGGTCAGTTCTTTTGCTTCCGCTGCGGCAAGGCGATCCGTGGCTACAGTCATTTCAC GAACTGTCGCCTCTTTGAGCCTCATGACATGACAGACTTGGATAGACAAATAGATGAACTGCAATTTGGAAACCAGATGCGGAATCAGTTGAAACCAGTAGGCGCTATG
- the LOC125539637 gene encoding uncharacterized protein LOC125539637: MHEEASPRRWVAADPVMLLLNSPSSCYRGRLHPDLLTPVRMATPAAGSACRSRRRKRTEHVLAAEDALSLPRNACLARRHGQGNKMEHIPEGFILHIKVMAWAFGTMAASVCTLSLHLYCWLQRKIVKISLALCELLLLHLNRFVQIDSPRLQSMQSRPRLYQLTTQPVTLSYVTVLIHSTELLELWNDQIPILLQR; the protein is encoded by the exons ATGCACGAGGAGGCGAGCCCGAGGCGGTGGGTGGCGGCGGATCCAGTCATGCTCCTCCTGAATTCCCCGTCGTCGTGCTACCGAGGGCGTCTTCACCCAGATCTCCTCACGCCGGTGCGCATGGCGACTCCTGCCGCTGGTTCCGCCTGCCGGTCGCGACGACGTAAACGAACAGAGCATGTGCTCGCGGCGGAGGATGCTCTCTCGCTCCCGCGGAACGCTTGCCTCGCCCGCCGCCACGGACAAG GCAACAAAATGGAGCATATTCCAGAAGGATttattttgcacataaaagtGATGGCTTGGGCCTTCGGCACCATGGCGGCATCAGTTTGCACGTTGTCGCTCCACTTGTATTGCTGGTTGCAAAGAAAG ATAGTGAAAATTTCCCTAGCATTGTGCGAGCTGCTGCTGTTGCATTTAAATCGGTTTGTCCAAATCGACAGTCCGAGGCTCCAATCGATGCAGTCGCGACCCCGCCTCTATCAGCTCACCACCCAACCAGTTACACTCAGTTATGTGACAGTTTTGATTCATTCTACAGAATTATTGGAACTCTGGAATGACCAAATCCCAATTCTGCTTCAAAG GTGA